One Echinicola strongylocentroti DNA window includes the following coding sequences:
- a CDS encoding 1,4-dihydroxy-2-naphthoyl-CoA synthase, protein MEWKVVKEFKDITYKKCGGVARIAFNRPEVRNAFRPQTTSELFEAFLDAREDTSIGVVLLSAEGPSPKDGVYSFCSGGDQKARGHQGYVGEDGMHRLNILEVQRLIRFMPKVVIAVVPGWAVGGGHSLHVICDLTLASKEHAIFKQTDADVTSFDGGYGSAYLAKMVGQKRAREIFFLGRNYSAQEAYEMGMVNAVIPHDELEDTAYEWAQEILEKSPTSIKMLKFAFNLTDDGMVGQQVFAGEATRLTYMTEEAQEGRNAFLEKRKPNFKDVKWIP, encoded by the coding sequence ATGGAGTGGAAAGTAGTAAAAGAATTTAAGGATATCACTTATAAGAAATGTGGTGGAGTGGCCAGGATAGCTTTTAACCGTCCAGAAGTAAGGAATGCTTTTCGGCCGCAAACTACCAGTGAGCTTTTTGAGGCGTTTTTGGATGCCCGAGAGGACACATCCATTGGGGTGGTGCTGTTGTCTGCAGAGGGACCTTCGCCAAAGGACGGCGTGTATTCTTTTTGCAGTGGGGGCGATCAAAAAGCCCGCGGTCATCAAGGCTATGTGGGAGAGGACGGCATGCATCGGCTGAATATCCTCGAAGTACAGCGACTGATTCGGTTTATGCCAAAAGTCGTGATTGCGGTAGTGCCAGGCTGGGCTGTCGGTGGAGGTCATAGCCTACATGTGATTTGCGACCTGACCTTGGCCAGCAAGGAACACGCTATTTTCAAGCAGACCGATGCGGATGTTACCAGTTTTGACGGAGGCTACGGCTCGGCTTATTTGGCCAAAATGGTTGGACAAAAGCGAGCAAGGGAAATATTTTTCCTTGGGAGAAATTACTCTGCCCAAGAAGCCTATGAAATGGGGATGGTCAACGCCGTTATTCCCCATGATGAGCTGGAGGACACCGCTTACGAATGGGCGCAGGAGATCTTGGAAAAATCCCCAACATCCATCAAAATGCTGAAGTTTGCCTTTAACCTTACCGATGACGGCATGGTGGGCCAGCAGGTATTTGCCGGTGAAGCCACACGCTTGACTTACATGACAGAAGAAGCGCAAGAAGGCAGGAATGCATTTTTGGAAAAGAGAAAGCCCAATTTTAAGGATGTTAAGTGGATTCCGTAA
- a CDS encoding cytochrome d ubiquinol oxidase subunit II encodes MLYVVIAFLYLSILFYLLFGGADFGAGIIELFSRGSLKERTRLLTYQAIGPIWEANHMWLIITIVILFVGFPEIYTLASVYLHIPLSLLLIGIIARGTAFIFRHYDAVKDHFQKIYNLIFVYSSFMTPFFLGILAGTAISGRIDPDATDFVSAYIHPWLGWFPLSVGLFTVVICGFLAAVFLIGEANNNEDRDLFREKAFRMNILTVITGGLVFLVGEWEGIRLFTELVNHPIGLLALVLATVSLPITWYLLKKKKVYWPRVLVGFQITMILVTLMVSQHPDFIILKNSTISLQNAAAGESTIFALAMALLIGGLFILPALFYLIYSFQKQPVSIKKSNQH; translated from the coding sequence ATGCTGTATGTCGTCATCGCCTTTTTATACCTATCTATCTTATTTTACCTCCTCTTTGGCGGAGCGGATTTCGGTGCGGGGATCATAGAGCTTTTCTCGAGAGGGTCCCTGAAGGAACGCACCCGCTTGCTTACCTATCAGGCCATCGGACCTATCTGGGAAGCCAACCATATGTGGCTGATCATTACCATTGTCATTTTATTTGTGGGTTTTCCAGAAATATACACATTGGCTTCTGTTTACTTGCACATTCCGCTTTCTTTGCTGCTGATTGGGATCATCGCCCGTGGCACTGCATTTATCTTTAGGCATTATGATGCCGTCAAGGACCATTTTCAAAAAATCTATAACCTGATTTTTGTTTACTCCTCCTTTATGACACCCTTTTTCCTTGGTATTCTAGCGGGCACCGCCATCTCTGGAAGAATAGACCCTGATGCAACGGACTTCGTTTCAGCCTATATTCACCCTTGGTTGGGATGGTTTCCCCTGTCTGTAGGACTATTCACAGTAGTCATCTGCGGGTTTCTCGCAGCGGTGTTCCTGATCGGAGAGGCCAACAACAACGAAGACAGGGACCTGTTTCGGGAAAAGGCCTTTCGCATGAATATCCTTACCGTGATTACCGGAGGTCTGGTATTCTTGGTCGGGGAATGGGAAGGCATTCGACTCTTTACCGAACTGGTCAATCATCCTATTGGCTTACTTGCATTGGTCTTGGCGACCGTTTCCTTGCCGATCACTTGGTACTTGCTAAAAAAGAAAAAAGTGTACTGGCCCCGGGTGCTAGTAGGCTTTCAGATCACGATGATCCTAGTTACTTTAATGGTCAGCCAACATCCTGATTTCATCATTCTCAAAAACAGCACTATCAGTCTGCAAAATGCAGCCGCAGGTGAAAGCACCATTTTCGCCCTTGCCATGGCCCTGCTGATCGGTGGCTTGTTTATTTTGCCCGCCTTGTTTTATCTCATTTACAGCTTTCAGAAGCAACCGGTTTCAATTAAAAAATCCAACCAACATTAA
- a CDS encoding YceI family protein yields MKSIKTTGLLLASALLMVACGQKSETVETSEAQEVAAATGKTVTVDPASSAVSWTGYKPAGKHFGTIPVTKGEISIEGDAITSGSFTFDIAALEIGDMEEGSENYGKLHGHLQSPDFFDASNHPTATFEITAVEPFQADATIEDKEEFKSDFTPNSLSEQMVENPTHWISGNLTMRGNTKNIKFPAAVSLNNGVISAKAGFNIDRTDWGLTYGDESSVADKAKDKFIYNTVNVGFDIKAN; encoded by the coding sequence ATGAAATCAATTAAAACTACCGGCCTATTGCTGGCAAGTGCACTACTGATGGTCGCTTGTGGCCAAAAGAGCGAAACTGTAGAAACTTCAGAAGCACAGGAAGTAGCAGCTGCTACTGGTAAAACAGTCACTGTAGACCCAGCTTCAAGTGCGGTCTCTTGGACAGGATATAAGCCTGCAGGAAAACACTTCGGCACGATTCCAGTGACCAAAGGTGAAATTTCCATCGAAGGAGATGCCATTACCAGCGGTTCTTTCACTTTTGATATTGCAGCCCTTGAGATTGGCGATATGGAAGAAGGTTCAGAAAATTATGGCAAACTTCACGGTCACTTGCAGTCACCTGATTTCTTTGATGCTTCTAACCACCCTACAGCGACCTTTGAAATCACTGCTGTTGAGCCATTCCAGGCCGATGCGACCATCGAAGATAAAGAAGAGTTCAAGTCTGATTTTACGCCCAACAGCCTCAGTGAGCAAATGGTAGAAAATCCTACCCACTGGATCAGCGGTAACCTGACCATGAGAGGAAACACCAAGAACATCAAGTTCCCTGCAGCTGTAAGCCTGAACAACGGTGTAATATCTGCCAAAGCTGGTTTTAACATTGACAGAACAGACTGGGGATTGACCTATGGTGATGAAAGCTCTGTCGCAGATAAAGCCAAAGATAAGTTCATCTACAACACAGTCAATGTAGGTTTTGACATCAAGGCAAACTAA
- a CDS encoding cytochrome ubiquinol oxidase subunit I, giving the protein MDDLLAARSQMALSLGFHIIFACIGMIMPFLMAISHYKYLKSGKEKYKTLTKAWSKGVAIFFVTGAVSGTMLSFELGLLWPEFMKHAGPIFGMPFSLEGTAFFIEAIALGFFLYGWEKFRPWFHWFTGVVVGVSGLASGILVVAANAWMNSPAGFDYVNGEYLNIDPMAAMFNDAWFTQSLHMILAAFVATCFAVAGIHAWMMTKGKNTDIHKAALKISLTLGAVAAILQPLSGDLSAKDVAERQPAKLAAMEAHFETEEAASLIIGGIPDEENETVNYAIKIPGALSFLAHGDFSAEVIGLDQIPKGEHPPVTITHFAFQIMVGCGMVLMITGIFWLFGLWKNKKYIYSSKFLGLIALLTPLGFIAVEAGWFVTEVGRQPWILYGIMKTKDAVTPMPGIVYSFLLYAAIYISLAGIVTLLLIRQIKNLDKNQDLSLPSNS; this is encoded by the coding sequence ATGGATGATCTTCTGGCCGCCAGGTCTCAAATGGCACTTTCGTTGGGTTTTCACATCATCTTTGCCTGCATCGGCATGATTATGCCCTTCTTGATGGCGATCTCCCACTATAAATACCTCAAATCCGGAAAAGAAAAATACAAGACCCTCACCAAGGCCTGGAGCAAGGGCGTGGCCATCTTCTTTGTGACGGGAGCCGTATCGGGCACTATGCTTTCCTTTGAGCTTGGCTTGCTCTGGCCAGAGTTTATGAAGCATGCCGGGCCTATCTTCGGCATGCCTTTTTCACTGGAAGGTACCGCCTTTTTTATTGAGGCAATTGCCTTGGGATTCTTTCTGTATGGCTGGGAAAAATTCCGTCCTTGGTTCCACTGGTTTACCGGAGTGGTGGTGGGTGTTTCCGGGCTGGCTTCCGGCATTTTGGTGGTCGCTGCCAATGCCTGGATGAATTCCCCAGCAGGCTTTGACTATGTCAATGGTGAATACCTCAATATCGACCCCATGGCCGCCATGTTTAACGATGCCTGGTTCACGCAATCGCTGCACATGATCCTGGCGGCGTTTGTAGCGACTTGCTTTGCCGTGGCAGGTATTCACGCCTGGATGATGACCAAAGGCAAAAACACGGACATCCATAAAGCCGCCTTGAAGATTTCGCTCACCCTAGGTGCAGTGGCGGCCATCTTACAGCCCCTCAGCGGGGATCTTTCTGCCAAGGACGTCGCCGAAAGACAACCCGCAAAACTTGCTGCCATGGAAGCCCATTTTGAAACAGAAGAAGCGGCCTCCCTGATCATCGGTGGTATTCCTGATGAAGAAAACGAAACCGTCAATTATGCCATTAAAATACCTGGTGCCTTGAGTTTTCTCGCCCATGGGGATTTTAGCGCTGAAGTCATTGGGCTTGACCAAATCCCAAAAGGCGAGCATCCTCCTGTCACCATTACCCATTTTGCCTTTCAGATCATGGTCGGCTGTGGTATGGTGCTTATGATAACGGGGATTTTCTGGCTTTTTGGGCTCTGGAAAAATAAAAAGTACATCTATTCGAGTAAGTTTTTGGGCTTGATCGCCCTGCTCACACCACTAGGTTTCATAGCCGTAGAGGCTGGGTGGTTTGTCACAGAAGTGGGAAGACAGCCGTGGATACTTTACGGCATCATGAAGACCAAAGATGCCGTCACCCCGATGCCGGGTATTGTGTATTCCTTTTTGCTATATGCAGCCATTTATATTTCACTTGCCGGGATCGTAACACTGCTACTGATAAGACAGATCAAAAACCTGGACAAAAACCAAGATTTATCGTTACCGTCAAACTCCTAA
- a CDS encoding AMP-binding protein, translating to MGKINIGKTSIPFGEIKKGNWPTCTPYIDQSLAFCQAWLNGAASFQLNTSGSTGAPKTIDVNRQQMEISANATGKFFDIKPQANLLCCLNTTMIAGKMMLVRGLEWDSTIYLEEPSGTPLANFGALDSFDFVAMVPAQVENSLLNSAEKLNSIQHLIIGGASLSQKLQKEVSQLSCNAYQTYGMTETVSHIALAKITGLPPLTYQTLPGVAISTTKDSRLVINAPMAKTTLTTNDIVTLPAANTFIWEGRSDFTINSGGIKIQPEKLEAQIAPIMEALFPGKRFFVAGAPSDKWGEEVVLVIETPPVTEASDHNLSVKIAETFSKYERPKKVYFIENFSETASGKIKRSDSLKQALDKFI from the coding sequence ATGGGCAAAATCAACATTGGAAAAACATCTATACCCTTCGGGGAAATCAAAAAAGGAAACTGGCCGACCTGTACCCCCTACATTGACCAATCATTGGCCTTCTGTCAAGCCTGGCTAAATGGTGCGGCCAGCTTTCAGCTGAACACCTCTGGCTCCACCGGGGCACCCAAGACGATCGATGTCAACCGCCAGCAAATGGAAATCAGTGCGAATGCCACCGGCAAATTCTTTGACATTAAACCACAGGCCAACCTACTTTGCTGTCTAAACACCACCATGATTGCTGGCAAGATGATGCTCGTCAGAGGACTCGAGTGGGACAGTACCATCTACCTAGAAGAACCTTCGGGAACTCCTCTGGCCAATTTCGGCGCATTGGACTCCTTTGATTTTGTAGCTATGGTACCAGCGCAAGTCGAAAACAGTCTCCTCAACAGTGCAGAAAAACTCAACAGCATCCAGCACCTTATCATTGGTGGAGCGTCGCTATCACAAAAGCTCCAAAAGGAAGTGTCCCAATTATCCTGTAACGCCTACCAAACTTACGGCATGACAGAAACCGTTTCCCATATTGCCTTGGCCAAAATAACCGGCCTTCCTCCACTCACCTATCAGACACTCCCCGGAGTCGCTATTTCCACCACCAAAGACTCCCGACTGGTCATCAATGCTCCCATGGCCAAAACCACCCTCACCACAAATGATATCGTAACCCTCCCAGCAGCCAATACCTTCATTTGGGAAGGGCGGTCAGACTTCACCATAAACTCCGGTGGAATAAAAATACAGCCAGAGAAGCTAGAGGCACAGATTGCTCCGATTATGGAAGCCCTTTTTCCTGGAAAACGTTTCTTTGTCGCTGGTGCTCCCAGTGATAAATGGGGAGAGGAAGTGGTCTTAGTGATCGAAACACCTCCCGTAACGGAAGCCTCCGACCATAATTTATCAGTTAAAATTGCTGAAACCTTCAGTAAATACGAACGGCCAAAAAAAGTTTACTTTATAGAAAATTTTTCAGAAACTGCTTCCGGCAAAATCAAACGGAGTGACAGCCTAAAACAGGCTTTGGATAAATTCATTTAA
- a CDS encoding gamma carbonic anhydrase family protein: MALVKMVNGKAPQLGEKCWLADNATVVGDVRMGEGCTVWFNAVVRGDVHEIVIGDNTNIQDGAIIHCTYQKAGTYIGSNVSIAHNAIVHGCTVHDNVLIGMGAVVMDNAVVHSGAVIAAGAIVLAGTVVEANSIYAGIPAKKVKDTGEEMMAVIKRTAENYPKYASWYGE; this comes from the coding sequence ATGGCACTAGTGAAAATGGTAAATGGTAAGGCTCCTCAATTAGGGGAGAAATGTTGGTTAGCAGATAATGCCACAGTGGTGGGCGACGTCAGGATGGGAGAGGGCTGTACCGTGTGGTTCAATGCCGTAGTGAGAGGAGATGTCCATGAAATCGTGATCGGCGACAATACTAACATCCAAGATGGAGCAATCATCCACTGTACGTATCAAAAAGCCGGTACGTATATCGGTAGTAATGTTTCCATTGCCCATAATGCCATCGTCCATGGCTGTACCGTTCATGACAATGTCCTGATCGGGATGGGCGCAGTAGTGATGGACAATGCCGTGGTACACAGTGGTGCCGTGATCGCTGCTGGAGCCATTGTTTTGGCAGGTACTGTGGTGGAAGCTAATAGCATCTATGCTGGTATTCCTGCCAAAAAAGTGAAGGATACGGGAGAAGAAATGATGGCCGTCATCAAACGTACAGCGGAGAATTATCCCAAATATGCTTCTTGGTATGGGGAGTAG